A segment of the Butyrivibrio fibrisolvens genome:
GCGCCGTCATGACGAGCTTGCAAGTGCCAGAACCACAGTCACCAAAGGCCCCGATTCCAATTTCTCGATATGGAATGCAGGAGACTTCATTTTTGGCTATGATGAGATAGATACCTCTATGGAACATGAAATGACAGCAGAAGAAAAGAAGTCTACAATTAGATGGGAAAAGCATATGCTGGATATCATGGAATGGATAACAGATGATGTAGACTGGATCACGGATATGCATCACAGCCATGTTAAGAGGATCGCATATGCATGATGATATGTCTAAGGTCTGCATAGTGTACTGGCTCATTCATATTTGATCAAATATGACCGAGATCTGACATAATTGCATATATAAATGAAGGAATAAGTTTGAAAGTGTTCCACTTTCAAAACCAAATTGGTGTCGCGAGCTCCACCAATTTGAACCATTAGTCACTCGCTTTGCTCGCGACATGAGGTTAAAAATGAAAACAATTTTTACAGCAGTTGGTGGAACAAAGCATGGAATGGAGGCGATACTGCATATTCACTTGCAGGATCTTAGCGACAATTTTGCCTGGAGAGTAAGACCTATGGTAATAGTATGTCCCGGCGGGGCATATGCTTATACTTCAGACAGAGAGGCAGATCCTGTAGCTATGCAGTTTCTGGCTATGGGATATAATGCAGCAGTTCTTCGCTATTCATGTGCACCTGCAAGATATCCTGATGCTCTGATACAGCTTGGAAGAGCTCATCTGTATCTAAGAAGACACGCTGAGGAGTTCAGGATAGATCCTGATGCTATATATACAGTAGGATTCTCTGCAGGCGGCCACCTTGTGTGTAACTACTGTGAGAGATGGTCGGAAGATTTTGTAAGGCAACAGCTTGAATATGATATAGCTCATAGTATGGCCAAGGAAGATAAGCATGTTGATGTAGAAGAGCTTCGCCCAAACGGAATGATGCTGGGCTATCCTGTTATCACATCCGGTGAATATGCACACACTGGATCTATTGAAAATCTCATAGGAACTGCAGCAGATTATGAATCAGAAGATAGGTACAGGCAGATGCTTGATGATATATCTTTGGAGAAACATGTTAATAAGGATGTCCCACCTGCATTTATCTGGGGGACTGCAGAAGATGGTAGTGTTCACCCTATGAACTCGGTGCTTCTTGTAGAGGCTTTGATGAGGGAAAATATCCCCGTAGAATATCATCTCTTCCGTAAGGGAGGGCATGGACTTTCACTTGGAGATGAGAGGACTATATCGGCGATGCCGGAAAGTGCTCTAAATGATGGCGGCAATATCAATTTCCAGGCAGCCAAGGAATACGTGCCCTCGACATCGGCATGGGTATCCATGGCAGCTACATGGATACGCGGACTCCACTGAAAACATAAAATTAAGTAGAGAGGATAAAGGTGATATGGAATTGCATAGTCTGGTTACAGATAGTGATATAACCATATGGTGGGATAAGGAGGGTGTGAACGTCTCTGAATACGAAGTCAGTATAAATGGGGAGACTTCTAAGACAGCTAAGACTCATTATACATGGGAGAATTTAGAACCTGATACAGAATACCATGTTGAAGTTAAAGCTTTATTGGCGGATAGCAATATAGTAGACACAGCAAATGAAGAAAACAAAGCAAAAACCTCTATAGCTAAAGTCAGAACACTTAAGACCAAACGAAGAATTGATGTTACCAAAGCTCCATACAATGCCGTTGGCGATGGTAAGACCATGAATACAGCAGTGATCCAGAAGGCTTTCGATGACTGCGGTAAAGGCGATCAGATCTTTTTCCCAAAAGGGGATTATATGACTGGGGCATTGCGTCTTCATTCGGATATGGAGATATATCTTGATGAGGGTGCTATACTCCATGGAACAGCAGACTTTCATGACTATCTTCCTATGATAAAAAGCAGGTTCGAAGGAATTGAGAATATGAGCTACTCATCACTTCTAAATGCCGGAGAGCTCGATCATAACAGCGAGCCTAACTGTAGTAATATCCTAATAAGAGGTGAGGGCGAAATCCGCTCCGGTGGTCAGAAGCTGGGAATGGCCATTATAGAAGATGAAACTCATAAACAGAAAGAATATCTTGAATCTCTTGGAGATAAGATCAAGGAATATGAGACAGATCATACTATTCAGGGAAGAGTACGTCCGCGTCTTATAAATCTTAGTAACTGTTCCAGGGTCAGGATCACAGGAGTGACCCTAAGTGATGGTGCATGCTGGAATGTACACATGATATATTGCGATGATATAGTCACAGATCATGTTACTATTAATTCATATGGCGTGTGGAATGGGGATGGCTGGGATCCTGACTCATCTACTAACTGCACGCTTTTTGCTACTGTATTCAATACAGGGGATGACGGCGTTGCCATAAAATCCGGCAAAAATCCTGAGGGTAATATAGTGAATCGTTCCTCGGAGCATATCAGAGTATTTGACTGTGTATCCAAGATGGGACACGGCATATGTATAGGTTCTGAGATGAGTGGCGGCGTATCTGATGTCAGGATATGGGACTGCGACCTGTCTAATTCCTGGTGCGGTCTTGAGATTAAGGCAACAAGGAAAAGAGGAGCATATGTAAAAGATATACATGTGGTAGACTGCAAGGTGTCCCGAATCCTGATGCATTCAGTTTTGTATAACGATGATGGAGAACGTATCTGCCCTCATCCTCCGGTGTTTGAAAACTGTTCCTTTGAAAGGGTACATATCCAGGGAAGATATCTTGACCAGCATGATTTTGAGGGTGGTGGGATCAAAGAGTCTGCTGCGATTGAACTGTATGGTTTTGATGAAGAAGGATATGAGATAAGGGATGTCAGGTTTAAGGATATCGAGATAGAAGATCGCAAGGTTCAGTCGATCAGTATGCAGCATTGTAAGGGAATCAGTTTTGAAAACGTAAGCTTTGTTTGATCTTCTTATTTGATGAAGTAATAAGGTTAAGAAGCGCTTTATCTGGTTATTATTTTTATATATAAATCCCCTTAAATGACGAGTTTGACAGAACGACATTTTTGTACGATGAAACGTCAAAATGACGGGTTTTCAATATTAGTTTACTATGATATAATGTTCAGCGTCTGTGGATAATAAGAACAATCTATGAAAACTTTTATTGCAGCGCATAAACTATTTTACGTAGCATTTTAGGGAGGGATATTAAATGAAATGCACTAATTGCGGCGCAGAGTTACAAGAGGGTACTCTCTTTTGTAGCGAATGCGGAACAAAAGTAATTCTTCCTGAGAGCCAGACATTTGCAGCAAATAATTTTGCTCAGAGCGGCGTTCAGGACAATTTCCAGAACAATTTCGGACAGCCAGCAGGCGGTCAGGGTGCTTCTTTTGACAATATTTATGCAGGCGTACCTGATCCGGCAGCAACACCAGCAGGTGGCGGTAAGAAGAAGGGCGGAATCAAGAAGATTCTTATTCCTATCATCATTCTCATCATTTTAGCAGCTGCAGCAGTAGGCGGAGTTTTATTCTATCTCAATTCCCGTCCTATCGAAGTAGAACTTAAGGATTATGTAAAAGTATCATTTGAAGGTTA
Coding sequences within it:
- a CDS encoding alpha/beta hydrolase codes for the protein MKTIFTAVGGTKHGMEAILHIHLQDLSDNFAWRVRPMVIVCPGGAYAYTSDREADPVAMQFLAMGYNAAVLRYSCAPARYPDALIQLGRAHLYLRRHAEEFRIDPDAIYTVGFSAGGHLVCNYCERWSEDFVRQQLEYDIAHSMAKEDKHVDVEELRPNGMMLGYPVITSGEYAHTGSIENLIGTAADYESEDRYRQMLDDISLEKHVNKDVPPAFIWGTAEDGSVHPMNSVLLVEALMRENIPVEYHLFRKGGHGLSLGDERTISAMPESALNDGGNINFQAAKEYVPSTSAWVSMAATWIRGLH
- a CDS encoding glycosyl hydrolase family 28 protein, encoding MELHSLVTDSDITIWWDKEGVNVSEYEVSINGETSKTAKTHYTWENLEPDTEYHVEVKALLADSNIVDTANEENKAKTSIAKVRTLKTKRRIDVTKAPYNAVGDGKTMNTAVIQKAFDDCGKGDQIFFPKGDYMTGALRLHSDMEIYLDEGAILHGTADFHDYLPMIKSRFEGIENMSYSSLLNAGELDHNSEPNCSNILIRGEGEIRSGGQKLGMAIIEDETHKQKEYLESLGDKIKEYETDHTIQGRVRPRLINLSNCSRVRITGVTLSDGACWNVHMIYCDDIVTDHVTINSYGVWNGDGWDPDSSTNCTLFATVFNTGDDGVAIKSGKNPEGNIVNRSSEHIRVFDCVSKMGHGICIGSEMSGGVSDVRIWDCDLSNSWCGLEIKATRKRGAYVKDIHVVDCKVSRILMHSVLYNDDGERICPHPPVFENCSFERVHIQGRYLDQHDFEGGGIKESAAIELYGFDEEGYEIRDVRFKDIEIEDRKVQSISMQHCKGISFENVSFV